The sequence TCGCACAGTTCGGTCGAACGGATGATCGGCCCAGACGCGACCATAACGCTGGACTTTGCCCTCGGACGGCTGACCGGCGTGATCGAGAAACTGCTGATCTATCCCGAGCGGATGCAGAAAAATCTCGACCGCATGGGCGGTCTGGTCCACTCGCAGCGCGTGTTGCTCGCCCTAACCCAGGCCGGCATCAGTCGCGAGGACAGCTATCGCATCGTCCAGCGCAACGCGATGAAAGTCTGGGAATCGGACGGCGAAATCGCGCTGCTCGACCTGCTCAAGGCCGATCCCGACGTCACCGCCAAACTGTCTGACGCTGAACTGGAGGAACGGTTCAACCTCGATTATCATTTCAAGCATGTCGACACGATCTTCGCTCGCGTGTTCGGCGAATAGCGCGCTATTCCAGGCCTCTATATGCTGTCTGGCCACCCGGCTTTTTTAGGACTAGGATAGTTGCCCCACGGAATATAAGGTGAAGCATGCAATTTATCAAAATCCTGTTCTGGGTTCTCCTGCTCGTCGCGACCTTCATCTTCTGGTGGACCAATGAAGCACGGGCTTCGCTTGATCTGGGCGCTGCCATTGTCGAAGCGAGGGTTTCTACCTTCGTCGTTGGTGCCTTCCTGCTCGGCTTCGTGCCGACGTGGCTGCTGCTGAGAGGATCGAAATGGCGGCTGTTGCGGCGGATCAAGACGCTGGAAAATGCGGCAAGGCCGGCCGCTGTGCCAACAGCAGCGCCAAACCCGACACCAGCCCCCGCACCAGCGCCGAAGACGGTGGCAGAACCCGCACCGGCCGTATCTCCGGTCGATAGCGAGAAAGCAACCGGCGCATGACCAACCCGATTTTCGTCGCAATCGACACGCCCGACCTCGACCGGGCTATCGCGATTGCCCAGTCGGTCAAGGGCCATGTCGGCGGTTTGAAACTCGGCCTCGAATTTTTCTGTGCCCATGGCCATCATGGCGTGCACGAAATCCAGAAGCTCGGCCTGCCGATCTTTCTAGATCTCAAACTGCACGACATCCCCAACACCGTCGCCAAGGCGATGCAGGCGATCAATGTGCTCGAACCCGCCATTGTGACGATCCACGCCTCGGGTGGCCGTGCGATGATGGAAGATGCCAAAGCGGCTGCGAACGAACATACAAAAGTGGTCGGCGTTACCCTGCTGACCTCGCTCGACGAGCGCGACATGGCCAAGATCGGCTATACCGGCACCCCGCATGATCAGGTCGAACGGCTGGCCGGGCTTGCCCGCGAGGCCGGACTGGATGGCATTGTCTGTTCCGGTAATGAGGTCGCAGCGGCGCATAAAATCTGGAAAGACGGCTTTTTCGTCGTCCCCGGCCTGCGCCCCAAGGGTGGCGCGATGGGCGACCAGAAACGGGCAGTCACGCCAAGGCAGGCGCGCGACAATGGCGCGAGCGTGCTGGTGATCGGCCGGCCGATTACCGGAGCGGACGACCCCAATGCAGCGGCGCGGGCGATCGAGGGGACGCTTTAATCAATCTCGTCATCTTCTCGTCATCCTGAACTGGTTTCAGGACCCCGTGAGAATGCGCTGCGCCGGTGGAGATCCTGAAACAAGTTCAGGATGACGATTAACGCTCGACTCGCTAAGACCCCTCCCATGAAAACCCAAATCAAGATCTGCGGCCTCTCCACCGAAGCCGCCATTGACGCTGCCATCGATGCGGGCGCCGACTATATCGGCTTCGTCCATTTCGCAAAAAGCCCGCGCCATGTTTCGCTCGAACGGGCCGCTGCATTGCGCACCTATGCGGCACAGCGAGTCAAGACGGTGCTGCTGCTCGTCAACTCCGAACCCAAGGCCACCGGTATGGCAATCAGCGTGGTCAAACCGGATGTGATCCAGTTCCACGGCAGCGAAACGCCGGAATGGCTGAAGCTGGTGGCCGACAACAGCGGCCTGGAAATCTGGAAAGCGCTGGGCGTGAAGGACAAGCCGACGCTGGCGAAATCCAGCCGCTATGTGGGCGCTGCCGACCGGCTTCTGTTCGACGCGCCAGCCAAGGCGCTGCCCGGCGGCACCGGTACCTCGTTCGACTGGTCCCTGCTCGCCGATCACAAGCACGAGATTGACTGGGGTCTCGCCGGCGGCCTCGACCCGGACAATGTGGCCGACGCGCTGACCGCCACCCATGCGCCGCTGGTCGACGTCTCCTCTGGCGTGGAATCCGCGCCCGGCGTCAAACAGGTGGACAGAATCGCCGCCTTTTGCCAAGCGGTGCGAGACTATGACGAAGCCGGATAGCATCCGTTCGTGTCGAGCGCAGTCGAGACACAGACCACCCGCAGATGCATCTCGACTTCGCTCGATGCGAACGGAAATATCGAACCCATGAACGACACACCTCCCAACAGCTTCCGCAACATGCCGGATGACCGCGGCCATTTCGGCGAATTTGGCGGACGCTATGTCGCCGAAACGCTGATGCCGCTGATCCTCGATCTGGAAAAACATTATCGCGCGGCGCAGGCCGACCCGGCGTTCGAGGAAGAATTTAACGACCTGCTGCAAAATTATGTCGGTCGCCCCTCGCCGCTCTATTATGCCGAAAGCCTGACCGAGGAAGTCCGCAAGGATGCGCCCGACGGCAAAGGCGCACAAATCTGGTTCAAGCGCGACGAGCTCAACCACACCGGCGCGCACAAGATCAACAATTGCGTCGGCCAGATATTGCTCGCCATGCGCATGGGCAAGACCCGGATCATCGCGGAAACCGGCGCCGGCCAGCATGGCGTCGCCACCGCAACCGTCTGCGCGCGCTTCGGCCTGCCCTGCACCATTTTCATGGGCGCGACCGATGTCGCGCGGCAGAAGCCCAATCTGTTCCGGATGAAATTGCTCGGCGCGGAAGTCGTGCCGGTGACCAGCGGCGCGGCAACGCTGAAAGACGCGATGAACGAGGCGCTGCGCGACTGGGTCGCCAATGTGCACGACACATTCTACATCATCGGTACCGCCGCCGGTCCCCATCCCTATCCCGAGCTGGTCCGCGATTTCCAGAGCGTCATCGGCAAGGAAGCCCGCGCGCAGATGCTGGAACGCACCGGTCGCCTGCCCGACATGCTGGTCGCGGCCATTGGCGGCGGCAGCAATGCCATCGGCCTGTTCCACCCGTTTCTCGACGATCCGGACGTCAGGATGCTCGGCATCGAAGCGGCGGGCCATGGTCTCGACAAGCAACATGCCGCGAGCCTCGCCGGCGGCGGCCCGGGCATTCTCCATGGCAATAAGACCTATTTGCTGCAGGACGAAGACGGCCAGATCACCGAAGCCCATTCGATCAGCGCCGGCCTCGATTATCCCGGCATCGGTCCCGAACATAGCTGGCTGAAGGAATCCGGCCGCGTCGATTATGACAGCGCCACCGACACCGAAGCCCTCGACGCCTTCCAGCTGCTCTGCCGCACCGAAGGCATCATTCCCGCGCTCGAACCGAGCCACGCGATTGCCGCGGTGGTGCGCGAAGCGGTGAAGATGGATCGGGACAAGATCATCCTCGCCAACCTGTGCGGGCGCGGCGACAAGGATATTTTCACTGTCGCCGAGGCTTTGGGGACGGAGATATGACGGTGAATGCACAAACCTTCTCCCTTGAGGGAGAAGGATACGAAGCCTTGCTTCGGAACGAAGCTAGGCGCAGTTGGATGAGGGTGCTCTGCCATCGAGAGTTGGCAGACCCTCACCCAGCTCCAACTAGGCAGCAAGCTGCCAAGTTTGCGCAACCCTCTCCCTTGAGGGAGAGGGCATCATGACCTGTCTCTCCCAATCCTTCCGGCCTGAGCGCGCGGTACTCGTCGGCGAAGCGGTCAAGATGGATCGCGACAAGATCATCCTGGCGAACCACTGCGGTCGCGGCGACAAGGGTATTTTCACCGTCGCGGAAGCGCTGGGGACGGAGATATGATCGCTGAAATCCTCAAGCGATCTTTCCTACGAGCCACCGGAGCGACAGTGTTAGCCATTTTGGGTGTATTTTTGTTTCAGTATTTTGCTGGCAATCCAATGGCATCCGACAATTTGGAGATATTCCTTCCCATCATATTCATTTCTACTTTTCTGGCCTCGTTGCCCAATGACAAAATTGGCTCATGACCGATCTCTCCCGCCCCTTCCCATCCGACCGTGCGGTACTCGTCAGCGAAGCGGTGAAAATGGATCGGGACCAGATCATTCTCGCGAACCTGTGCGGGCGCGGTGACAAGGATATTTTCACCGTCGCGGAAGCGCTGGGGACGGAGATATGAATCGGACCAGACTTCGGCATTTTGACGCATGACCTCAGAATACAGACAGAAGCTTTTGAACTGGTTGACCAGTATGGCCATTTTGATGGCAGTGATTGTATTTTCGTTAGCAGCAAAATGGTTTCTGGGTTTATGGATGATGACCAGCGTCAATACCACTGACAAGTTTGCTGATATTGCCGGTCCAATGGGAGAGGCTTTTTTAGCTTATCCCATTTTCTTTCTACCGCTATTGGTTTGGCATTCATTTGACTTCATACAAGAGCAAAAACCCAACTCCCGTTGGGCAGCAAACCTTAGTTCTTATCCGCCCCTCTTGGCAAGTATCGCAATATCAGGGATTGCATTCATTCTGATCTCCTCTGGCGAATTCACAGTTATGCATTGCCCCGAGCCAATGGGTCCCGAGTTTGGATTCCAGCATTGTTTTCATGGACCCGCTACTTGGCTAAACTTCCTTTTCTACATGCCCTTGCTGATTTCATTTTTCCTCTGCATCAGTAAAGCAATGTTCTCCGTTCGAACCTATCTCAAGAAGATCATATGACCCGTCTCTCCCAATCCTTTCCCGCAAACCGCGCAGCGCGCGGTGCGCTTGTCGAGGGTCGCAACAAGGATATTTTTACTGTCGCGGAAGCGCTGGGGACGGAGATTTGAAGCGAGTCAGGCGTATCGGATGGGTTTTTCTTGGGCTGGCATTTGTCCTAATGTTGATCGCGGTTGGCATTCGCTATACTGTTGGAGGCGATACGGCCGACATCATTACAGCCGGCGGAGTATCTGCATTTTCGCTTGGTTTCATTCTGTGGATGATTTCCAGCGTGACCCGTCTGGCGAAGGGCGATGTGCGTCTCCGACCGTGGAATGCGCTCAAGCTTATGCCAGCATACTTTGCTGCGTTTGCTGCATTACGCTTTGGCGCATGGGCAATCTTTTCTGAGATGGAATATAATTTTGCGGATACACTCATTCACTCAATTGTGCCAGCACTGCTCCTGAGCTTTTATTCTACCGCGTACCGGAGACCCACATGAATCGCATCGCCACGACCTTCGCCACCGCCACCACGCAGCGCTCGTCACACTTGTCCGGGACGGCGAGAACGATATTTTTACTGTCGCCGAGGCTTTAGCAGCGGAGATATGACAGCCTAATAGCCCTCTCCCCTTCAGGGGAGATGGTTGGGAGAGGGGAAAATGACGAGGATGCAAAAGTGATGGAAGCAATAGATTTCGTCTCTGTCTACTTTTTGGTCATGGTCGCCGCTCTGATGCTGGCGTTCTTCTATTCCACACAAGGCAAATATGAATTACCGGAATCCTACCGAGCTTCGATCCGGCGAAGTGGTAAAACTGCGCTGTTCGGGGCGGGAGGCTGGGCCTTCGCCAGTTTCCTTGACACCGGCCTGGCAATCGAAAAATGGGACCTGAATGTGCCATTTTTCATCCTGCTTCTTTGCTCCGTCATAATCTTGATCGAATGCTCGATCTTACGGCATCGCAGCAGGCAAAATTCTTTATGAGCCGCAGGAAGCGGCTGAGCCGCCGCCGCAAAGCAGCTCAGAAAAGGGCTAGGGAGAATGAATCGTCTGGCGTGGATATGTCCCGAGAATCGAGACTGAGATTTGCGCCGAAAGAGGGTTTATTCTGGCTATTGGCAGGATTTCCCATATTTTTCCTTTTGCGGCTGGCTGGCCAGTTTGTGATCGGCGATGTCGAGAACCTGCAAAAATATATCATTTGGGCAGCGTTTATGGCGGTGGCTTTTGCCTTGCTTTCTACCTTTACCAAAATACTCGGCAAATGACCCGCCTCTCCCGATTCCTTCCTGGCAACCGCGCAGCGCTCTTCAGCAAAGCGGTGAAAATGGATCGGGACCAGATCATTGCGCATGCAATAGGGAGGACGGATTGAATAGCGATACTGTCACCAGTGGTCTGCGCGGGCTTGCGATATCCCTTGCCGTAGTCATTTTCCCCTTCGCCCTGATCTTTCTGGCATCAGACATGCTGGCGGATCTTCACACCGTTTCTGACGCCCGGTGGTTGGGAGAGTTTTTCCGGAAAAGCGCAATTTCCCGAGCAACGATATGCATCATAATCTTCGCCATTTACTGGATATTTTCCGGTTTGCTTGGCAAAGGTCGCATAGATGATATCAAATCGGCCAACCTGCTTCTGACAGTTTCCTTCATCATATTATGGGGGATGACTGCGACGTCCATATTTCCAATTCTGCCGCATTTTGACAGCCTTTGTGATACCTTCCCATATTCAGGGAAGGTTTCCCTGTTCGAGCTTCACAAATGCCCGACGAGTGAAATCACCCACCGGGTCGTAAACATCTTGTTACTCTTACTCGTCCTGTCTAGCGGTATTGTGAGAATCATTCTGTCCCGACGAAGGCACATTCCAATATCATGACCCGTCTCTCCCAATCCTTCCCCGCCGACCGCGCAGCACTCGTCACCTTCGTCACCGCTGGCGATCCGACCCCTGCCGATACCGGCGCCATTCTAGACGCGCTCGTCGAAGGCGGTGCGGATATCATCGAGCTCGGCATGCCGTTCACCGATCCGATGGCCGATGGGCCCTCGATCCAGGAAGCGGATATTCGCAGCCTGGCCGCTGGCACCAAGACCGCTGACATCTTTAACATGGCGAAGGAATTTCGTCAGCGTCATCCCGACACGCCGCTGGTGCTGATGGGCTATGCCAATCCGATGACCATCCGGGGCTCCGAGTGGTTCGCCAATGCCTGCGTCGATGCTGGTGTTGATGCGGTGATCTGCGTTGATATTCCGGTCGAGGAAGACGAAAGCCTCGGCGACGCGCTGCGCGCCAAGGACGTTGCCGTCATTCGCCTTGCTACGCCGACCACGGATGCCGAGCGCCTGCCACAGATATTGAGCAACGCATCCGGCTTTCTTTACTATGTATCCGTCGCCGGTATCACCGGCCAGCAACAGGCGGCACAGGCCAGCATCGAAGAAGCGGTCGCCCGGCTGAAAGCGGGCACCGATCTACCCATCGCCGTCGGCTTTGGCGTGCGCACGCCGGAACAGGCCGCCGACATCGCACGCGTCGCGGATGGCGTGGTCGTCGGCTCTGCCATTGTCGAGATTGTCGGCGAATATGGCAAGGATGCCGCGCCCCATGTCAGGGACTATGTAAAGTCGCTTTCCGATGCTATCAGGGCCGCCGGAAAAAATTGAAATCGCACACCGTTCGTGTCGAGCGCAGTCGAGACACAGGCGGCACGCGCAGGCATCTCGACTTCGCTCGATGCGAACGGAATAGAGGAATGATAATATGAGCTGGCTAAGCAATGTCCGCAACAAGATCGCTTCGATCACCAAGCGCGAAACGCCCGATAATCTCTGGCACAAGTGCAAGAAATGCGAAGCGATGGTATTCCTCAAGGAATATCAGGACAATATGTCTATCTGCCCGAAATGCGACCATCACGGCCGTATCGGGCCGATGACCCGCTTTGCCCAGATCATGGACGAAGGCAGCTGGAAGCTGATTCCCTGGGCACCGGTCCAGGAAGACCCGCTGAAATTCAAGGACCAGAAGAAATATACCGACCGGCTGAAAGAGGCCCGCGCCAAGACCGGCGAACAGGATGCGCTGATCAACGTCAAGGGAACGATCGAGTCGATCCCCTGCG comes from Sphingorhabdus sp. YGSMI21 and encodes:
- a CDS encoding LapA family protein; amino-acid sequence: MQFIKILFWVLLLVATFIFWWTNEARASLDLGAAIVEARVSTFVVGAFLLGFVPTWLLLRGSKWRLLRRIKTLENAARPAAVPTAAPNPTPAPAPAPKTVAEPAPAVSPVDSEKATGA
- the trpB gene encoding tryptophan synthase subunit beta, with the protein product MNDTPPNSFRNMPDDRGHFGEFGGRYVAETLMPLILDLEKHYRAAQADPAFEEEFNDLLQNYVGRPSPLYYAESLTEEVRKDAPDGKGAQIWFKRDELNHTGAHKINNCVGQILLAMRMGKTRIIAETGAGQHGVATATVCARFGLPCTIFMGATDVARQKPNLFRMKLLGAEVVPVTSGAATLKDAMNEALRDWVANVHDTFYIIGTAAGPHPYPELVRDFQSVIGKEARAQMLERTGRLPDMLVAAIGGGSNAIGLFHPFLDDPDVRMLGIEAAGHGLDKQHAASLAGGGPGILHGNKTYLLQDEDGQITEAHSISAGLDYPGIGPEHSWLKESGRVDYDSATDTEALDAFQLLCRTEGIIPALEPSHAIAAVVREAVKMDRDKIILANLCGRGDKDIFTVAEALGTEI
- the pyrF gene encoding orotidine-5'-phosphate decarboxylase, producing MTNPIFVAIDTPDLDRAIAIAQSVKGHVGGLKLGLEFFCAHGHHGVHEIQKLGLPIFLDLKLHDIPNTVAKAMQAINVLEPAIVTIHASGGRAMMEDAKAAANEHTKVVGVTLLTSLDERDMAKIGYTGTPHDQVERLAGLAREAGLDGIVCSGNEVAAAHKIWKDGFFVVPGLRPKGGAMGDQKRAVTPRQARDNGASVLVIGRPITGADDPNAAARAIEGTL
- a CDS encoding phosphoribosylanthranilate isomerase is translated as MKTQIKICGLSTEAAIDAAIDAGADYIGFVHFAKSPRHVSLERAAALRTYAAQRVKTVLLLVNSEPKATGMAISVVKPDVIQFHGSETPEWLKLVADNSGLEIWKALGVKDKPTLAKSSRYVGAADRLLFDAPAKALPGGTGTSFDWSLLADHKHEIDWGLAGGLDPDNVADALTATHAPLVDVSSGVESAPGVKQVDRIAAFCQAVRDYDEAG
- the trpA gene encoding tryptophan synthase subunit alpha produces the protein MTRLSQSFPADRAALVTFVTAGDPTPADTGAILDALVEGGADIIELGMPFTDPMADGPSIQEADIRSLAAGTKTADIFNMAKEFRQRHPDTPLVLMGYANPMTIRGSEWFANACVDAGVDAVICVDIPVEEDESLGDALRAKDVAVIRLATPTTDAERLPQILSNASGFLYYVSVAGITGQQQAAQASIEEAVARLKAGTDLPIAVGFGVRTPEQAADIARVADGVVVGSAIVEIVGEYGKDAAPHVRDYVKSLSDAIRAAGKN